A stretch of the Acanthopagrus latus isolate v.2019 chromosome 9, fAcaLat1.1, whole genome shotgun sequence genome encodes the following:
- the znf142 gene encoding zinc finger protein 142 isoform X2 produces MPGNTMETMEPHRCKKCGQTFSDSILFASHVCSDKVNTPFSKTQLGSYKCSQCSEAFSKPGVLKRHFKNIHGGRDLKGPFHCAQPDCQFSSTERQEYQNHLTSTHGLTLIPCTLQSCRVSFLTQGEMEKHSRGHMPFGCLRCDFVTHNVKDLGHHVLEHSHQPTCTQGNETAATAACTNRSHQPQVTSRPKRKLISSPGYASSLTEDRNEEKPDRQRKNSKRVRKAVERDEASAVDAAPLPSKDYLAEGSEHIYRTHTCPKCRRCFKMRSHLQEHLHLHFPDPSLQCPTCKRHFTSKSKLRIHRLREAGEKVHRCHLCEYAAVERNAIRRHLVSVHAEVAGEDGNSRSYPCPTCAESFRQSRLLKAHMKTHNILPDSKPLACFQEGCSFQSSSRKELLKHASEVHGVKALECRHHACGAVFQSESDMEAHYRTHLAYHCSQCDFSCSNKAVFLQHQRLGHPGNDKLCCDFCSFVTFNPVEFEQHIGHLHATEKIHRCSQCSYVTSHKRGLKRHMLMHSGEKPHKCSLCDFRCRDESYLSKHMLTHSDDKNFMCAECGYVTKWKHYLNVHMRKHAGDLRYQCDQCPYRCHRMDQLNSHKLRHQAKTLMCEICAYACKRKYELRNHMLAKHSGEDKQPSVYKCKYCTYTSCYRQALQNHENCKHTKLKEFRCALCLYSSFSSISLFLHKRKAHGYVPGDKAWLENYTAKEKERNSAEILQDFYNKPSTAHEQPEQSAAEGPPGEKSDADPSASKSVAGSVDGFDVVPPEAVNEGVSDCPLPANSPEYCTLVLTTLSTTEYQMPSLQNEEENCANQTSGSPNLNCNESEVSQEKAGVSTASSEEGDVALEDAECEQSDLDDTCEPQQVEPGEGQPQAPEEENDGSGTLTSQQNQPLESELRLRAMKKHDKDQAEAMVLEGRVQMLVVPTKDVYRCDKCSYVTNKESTLKYHLQALCHGRTKGHKCQACGAQFKQKRGIDSHLAKKCPAVPRKRRMFVGNSNTSLATEDNSTVGLEGSKELDEGTNSNLSSRKRIPEDSHEQEIHQREAEVHSSNLTHCKDFVHDALTSSESEHQPNKSQTKKQVSVNVPLQSLYTKKDGKFKCKLCHFLSVKVAIVERHLTTCRKTRRRRENQIISELDHECGDESVRAREDSVEESNERTGKVPAKHQIFSCPNCAFKCNQKRALDSHEKRGCLKPGEVQCTTCSFVAKSKMSLTRHTLFVHKKKKTGVSKRLRCQHCAFTCKQDRCMAQHVALKHKGARPHRCRYCPFSTTRRYRLEEHESLHTGIGRHRCDICEKTFGAVTKLRQHKMRIHDKQPTHFCSLCDFSGYTLDDVRRHNLRCHTGELHHACTHCEAQFSSEVALRNHCKRVHQLQVCFSCKQCDYTCSSEVTLKTHQESKHSQVKCNTCQESFKTKESLLVHQRTHLAHQCQLCPFASKTRQLLAQHLLSEHEEGSPEDKPLKCSTCQFACRHQLVLEQHLRSHGGKRLYKCTDCEYSTRNKQKITWHIRIHTGEKPYSCEQCSYTCTDPSRLKLHMRVHQEEKKYLCPQCGYKCKWATQLKYHMTKHTGDKPYACDDCDYRTNRADALRAHRDTQHCEARPYVCEKCGKAFKTSFILKTHQRQHSDDRPYACGLCQKAFRWPAGLRHHYLSHTKQQPFRCRHCSYRAKQKFQVVKHLQRHHPEVSVEEGVVRDSEAGSLTLKEALEGTLEERAAGVEEEEEEEEEEGTVEEEDGDTKQ; encoded by the exons ATGCCAGGCA acACAATGGAGACAATGGAACCTCATCGATGTAAAAAATGTGGACAGACTTTCTCAGACAGCATCTTATTTGCCTCCCACGTTTGTTCAGATAAGGTGAACACGCCATTCAGTAAAACACAGCTGGGGAGCTACAAGTGTTCTCAGTGCAGCGAGGCTTTTTCCAAACCAGGAGTCCTCAAACGgcactttaaaaacatccacGGTGGACGTGACCTTAAAGGCCCGTTCCACTGTGCTCAGCCTGACTGTCagttcagcagcacagagcgTCAGGAATATCAAAACCACCTCACGTCCACACATGGCCTCACTCTTATCCCCTGCACCCTCCAGTCCTGCAGAGTGTCATTCCTCACGCAGGGTGAGATGGAGAAACACTCGCGGGGCCACATGCCCTTTGGCTGCCTTCGGTGTGACTTTGTTACTCATAATGTGAAAGACCTGGGTCACCACGTCCTGGAGCACAGCCATCAGCCAACGTGCACtcaag GGAACGAGACTGCAGCCACTGCAGCGTGCACAAATAGAAGCCACCAGCCTCAGGTGACCAGCAGgccaaaaagaaaactgatatCCAGCCCAGGTTATGCATCATCGTTAACAGAAGACAGGAATGAGGAAAAGCCTGATAGGCAGAGGAAGAATAGTAAAAGAGTGAGAAAGGCAGTGGAGAGAGACGAAGCGTCAGCGGTGGACGCTGCACCACTGCCATCTAAAG ATTACCTTGCAGAGGGATCTGAGCACATCTATCGCACCCACACCTGCCCCAAATGCCGGCGCTGCTTCAAGATGCGCTCCCACCTGCAGGAGCACCTCCACTTACATTTCCCCGACCCCAGCCTCCAGTGTCCCACCTGCAAGCGTCACTTCACCAGCAAAAGCAAGCTGCGCATCCACAGACTCCGTGAGGCGGGTGAGAAGGTTCACCGCTGCCACCTGTGTGAGTATGCGGCCGTGGAGCGGAACGCAATCCGCCGCCACCTCGTCAGCGTGCACGCCGAAGTGGCAGGAGAGGACGGAAACAGTCGCAGCTATCCCTGTCCGACCTGTGCTGAAAGCTTCAGACAGAGCAGGCTGCTCAAGGCTCACATGAAGACGCACAACATCCTGCCAGACAGCAAGCCACTGGCCTGCTTTCAAGAGGGTTGCTCTTTCCAGAGTTCTTCACGCAAAGAACTTCTCAAACACGCTTCTGAAGTACACGGGGTCAAGGCGTTAGAGTGTCGTCATCACGCCTGCGGTGCCGTCTTTCAAAGCGAGTCGGACATGGAGGCTCATTATCGGACACACCTCGCCTACCACTGCTCACAGTGTGACTTCTCCTGCTCCAACAAGGCCGTCTTCCTCCAGCACCAGCGGCTCGGTCACCCTGGAAATGACAAGCTGTGCTGCGATTTCTGCTCCTTCGTCACATTTAACCCCGTGGAGTTTGAGCAGCACATTGGACATTTGCACGCCACTGAGAAGATCCACCGCTGCTCTCAGTGCAGCTACGTGACGTCACACAAACGCGGCCTGAAGAGACACATGCTGATGCACAGCG GTGAGAAGCCTCACAAGTGTAGCCTGTGTGACTTCAGGTGTCGAGATGAGTCTTACCTTTCCAAACACATGCTCACTCACTCAGATGACAAGAACTTCATGTGTGCTGAATGTGGATATGTGACTAAATGGAAACACTATCTGAATGTCCACATGAGGAAACATGCTGGAGACCTCAG GTATCAGTGTGATCAGTGCCCTTACCGCTGCCATCGCATGGACCAGCTAAACAGCCACAAATTACGACATCAGGCCAAAACGCTCATGTGTGAGATCTGCGCTTACGCCTGCAAACGAAAATATGAGCTTCGAAATCACATGCTGGCCAAACATTCTGGGGAAGACAAACAACCATCTGTCTATAAATGCAAATACTGCACATACACTTCCTGCTACAGACAAGCACTTCAAAACCACGAGAACTGCAAACACACCAAGCTCAAAGAGTTCCGGTGTGCCCTCTGCCTCTATTCCTCCTTCAGCAGCATCAGCCTCTTCCTGCACAAGAGGAAAGCTCATGGCTACGTACCAGGAGACAAAGCATGGCTGGAGAACTACACTgcaaaggagaaggagaggaactCTGCTGAGATCTTGCAGGATTTCTACAACAAGCCCTCGACGGCTCATGAGCAGCCTGAACAGTCGGCTGCTGAAGGGCCTCCAGGAGAAAAATCTGATGCAGATCCCAGTGCTAGCAAATCTGTCGCTGGTTCTGTGGATGGTTTTGATGTAGTTCCTCCAGAGGCTGTTAATGAAGGTGTTTCAGATTGTCCTCTGCCTGCGAACAGTCCTGAGTACTGTACTCTTGTTTTAACAACACTATCAACCACCGAGTATCAGATGCCTTCTTTGCAAAATGAGGAGGAAAACTGCGCAAATCAAACTTCAGGTTCACCCAATTTAAACTGTAACGAGTCTGAGGTATCACAAGAGAAGGCAGGCGTCTCGACTGCTTCGTCGGAGGAAGGCGACGTAGCTCTGGAGGATGCAGAATGTGAACAAAGTGACTTAGACGACACCTGCGAGCCTCAGCAAGTTGAGCCTGGGGAGGGTCAGCCTCAAGCACCTGAGGAGGAGAACGATGGTTCTGGTACTTTAACATCCCAGCAAAATCAGCCGTTAGAATCTGAGCTCCGTCTGAGAGCCATGAAGAAGCACGACAAGGACCAAGCAGAAGCCATGGTTTTGGAGGGACGGGTTCAGATGCTCGTGGTGCCAACTAAAGATGTTTATCGCTGTGACAAATGCTCTTACGTTACCAACAAGGAGAGCACTTTAAAGTACCACCTCCAGGCTTTGTGCCACGGTAGGACAAAGGGACACAAGTGCCAGGCCTGTGGTGCACAGTTCAAACAGAAACGAGGAATTGATAGCCACCTCGCAAAGAAGTGTCCAGCTGTACCTCGAAAAAGAAGGATGTTTGTAGGCAATTCAAATACTTCTTTGGCTACGGAAGATAACTCTACTGTAGGTCTGGAAGGATCCAAAGAACTGGATGAGGGAACAAATTCCAATCTATCCTCACGGAAAAGGATTCCCGAAGATTCACATGAGCAGGAAATTCATCAACGAGAAGCAGAAGTACATTCATCTAATTTAACACACTGTAAAGACTTTGTTCATGATGCTTTGACATCGAGTGAATCAGAACACCAGCCAAACAAAAGTCAGACAAAAAAGCAAGTATCCGTAAATGTTCCTCTGCAGTCCCTTTACACGAAAAAAGACGGGAAATTCAAATGCAAGCTGTGTCATTTTTTATCAGTCAAGGTCGCGATAGTCGAACGGCATCTTACAACCTGCAGGAAAACCcgaaggagaagagagaatcAGATCATTTCAGAACTGGACCATGAGTGTGGTGACGAGTCAGTCAGAGCAAGAGAGGACTCTGTGGAAGAGAGCAATGAAAGAACTGGGAAAGTTCCTGCCAAACATCAGATCTTCTCTTGTCCAAACTGTGCATTTAAGTGCAATCAGAAAAGGGCATTAGACAGTCATGAGAAGAGAGGCTGCTTGAAGCCGGGTGAAGTCCAGTGCACCACGTGTTCATTTGTAGCCAAATCTAAGATGTCTTTGACTCGTCACACCCTGTTTGtccacaagaagaaaaaaactggtGTTTCTAAACGTTTGCGCTGCCAGCACTGTGCATTCACCTGCAAACAAGATCGATGCATGGCCCAACATGTCGCGCTCAAGCACAAAGGCGCTCGACCCCACCGCTGTCGTTATTGTCCTTTTAGCACCACAAGGCGTTACCGCCTGGAAGAGCACGAGTCTCTTCACACAGGAATCGGTCGTCACCGCTGTGATATATGTGAGAAGACATTTGGGGCTGTGACCAAACTGCGGCAGCACAAGATGCGAATCCATGACAAACAGCCAACACACTTCTGCTCGCTCTGTGACTTCAGCGGCTACACGCTGGACGATGTGAGACGGCACAACCTCAGATGCCACACGGGGGAGCTACACCATGCTTGCACTCACTGTGAAGCTCAGTTTAGCTCAGAAGTGGCTCTAAGAAACCACTGTAAGCGCGTTCACCAGCTCCAGGTGTGTTTCTCATGTAAGCAGTGTGACTACACATGCAGCAGCGAGGTCACGCTGAAGACCCACCAAGAGAGCAAACACTCTCAGGTGAAGTGCAACACCTGCCAGGAGTCTTTCAAGACGAAGGAAAGTCTTTTGGTCCATCAGAGAACACACCTGGCTCATCAGTGTCAGCTGTGCCCGTTCGCCTCCAAAACCAGGCAACTGTTGGCTCAACACCTTCTGAGCGAACACGAGGAGGGATCACCTGAGGACAAGCCTCTCAAATGCAGCACCTGTCAGTTTGCCTGTCGGCATCAGCTGGTGTTAGAGCAGCACCTCCGTTCACACGGAGGCAAGAGGCTGTACAAATGCACTGACTGCGAGTATTCAACCAGGAACAAGCAGAAGATCACGTGGCACATTCGGATACACACCGGGGAGAAGCCCTACAGCTGTGAGCAGTGCAGTTACACCTGCACTGATCCATCCAGACTCAAG cttCACATGAGGGTTcaccaggaggagaagaagtacCTCTGTCCACAGTGTGGCTACAAATGCAAGTGGGCGACGCAGCTGAAGTACCACATGACCAAACACACAG GGGACAAGCCGTACGCCTGTGATGACTGTGACTACCGCACTAACAGAGCAGACGCTCTCCGTGCCCACCGGGACACTCAACACTGTGAGGCTCGCCCTTACGTCTGCGAGAAATGCGGCAAAGCCTTCAAGACTAGTTTCATCCTGAAGACCCACCAGCGTCAACACAGCGACGATCGGCCGTACGCCTGCGGCCTCTGCCAGAAGGCCTTCAGGTGGCCCGCCGGCCTCAGACATCACTACCTGTCGCACACCAAGCAGCAGCCGTTCCGCTGCCGTCACTGCTCCTACAGAGCCAAGCAGAAGTTCCAGGTGGTGAAGCATTTACAGAGGCACCACCCAGAGGTGTCAGTGGAGGAAGGCGTGGTGAGGGACTCCGAGGCCGGTAGTCTGACCCTGAAGGAGGCACTGGAGGGGACGCTggaagagagagcagcaggagtggaggaggaggaggaggaggaggaggaggaagggactgttgaagaggaagatggcgatacaaaacaataa
- the znf142 gene encoding zinc finger protein 142 isoform X1: MPGSRLNSVTDTMETMEPHRCKKCGQTFSDSILFASHVCSDKVNTPFSKTQLGSYKCSQCSEAFSKPGVLKRHFKNIHGGRDLKGPFHCAQPDCQFSSTERQEYQNHLTSTHGLTLIPCTLQSCRVSFLTQGEMEKHSRGHMPFGCLRCDFVTHNVKDLGHHVLEHSHQPTCTQGNETAATAACTNRSHQPQVTSRPKRKLISSPGYASSLTEDRNEEKPDRQRKNSKRVRKAVERDEASAVDAAPLPSKDYLAEGSEHIYRTHTCPKCRRCFKMRSHLQEHLHLHFPDPSLQCPTCKRHFTSKSKLRIHRLREAGEKVHRCHLCEYAAVERNAIRRHLVSVHAEVAGEDGNSRSYPCPTCAESFRQSRLLKAHMKTHNILPDSKPLACFQEGCSFQSSSRKELLKHASEVHGVKALECRHHACGAVFQSESDMEAHYRTHLAYHCSQCDFSCSNKAVFLQHQRLGHPGNDKLCCDFCSFVTFNPVEFEQHIGHLHATEKIHRCSQCSYVTSHKRGLKRHMLMHSGEKPHKCSLCDFRCRDESYLSKHMLTHSDDKNFMCAECGYVTKWKHYLNVHMRKHAGDLRYQCDQCPYRCHRMDQLNSHKLRHQAKTLMCEICAYACKRKYELRNHMLAKHSGEDKQPSVYKCKYCTYTSCYRQALQNHENCKHTKLKEFRCALCLYSSFSSISLFLHKRKAHGYVPGDKAWLENYTAKEKERNSAEILQDFYNKPSTAHEQPEQSAAEGPPGEKSDADPSASKSVAGSVDGFDVVPPEAVNEGVSDCPLPANSPEYCTLVLTTLSTTEYQMPSLQNEEENCANQTSGSPNLNCNESEVSQEKAGVSTASSEEGDVALEDAECEQSDLDDTCEPQQVEPGEGQPQAPEEENDGSGTLTSQQNQPLESELRLRAMKKHDKDQAEAMVLEGRVQMLVVPTKDVYRCDKCSYVTNKESTLKYHLQALCHGRTKGHKCQACGAQFKQKRGIDSHLAKKCPAVPRKRRMFVGNSNTSLATEDNSTVGLEGSKELDEGTNSNLSSRKRIPEDSHEQEIHQREAEVHSSNLTHCKDFVHDALTSSESEHQPNKSQTKKQVSVNVPLQSLYTKKDGKFKCKLCHFLSVKVAIVERHLTTCRKTRRRRENQIISELDHECGDESVRAREDSVEESNERTGKVPAKHQIFSCPNCAFKCNQKRALDSHEKRGCLKPGEVQCTTCSFVAKSKMSLTRHTLFVHKKKKTGVSKRLRCQHCAFTCKQDRCMAQHVALKHKGARPHRCRYCPFSTTRRYRLEEHESLHTGIGRHRCDICEKTFGAVTKLRQHKMRIHDKQPTHFCSLCDFSGYTLDDVRRHNLRCHTGELHHACTHCEAQFSSEVALRNHCKRVHQLQVCFSCKQCDYTCSSEVTLKTHQESKHSQVKCNTCQESFKTKESLLVHQRTHLAHQCQLCPFASKTRQLLAQHLLSEHEEGSPEDKPLKCSTCQFACRHQLVLEQHLRSHGGKRLYKCTDCEYSTRNKQKITWHIRIHTGEKPYSCEQCSYTCTDPSRLKLHMRVHQEEKKYLCPQCGYKCKWATQLKYHMTKHTGDKPYACDDCDYRTNRADALRAHRDTQHCEARPYVCEKCGKAFKTSFILKTHQRQHSDDRPYACGLCQKAFRWPAGLRHHYLSHTKQQPFRCRHCSYRAKQKFQVVKHLQRHHPEVSVEEGVVRDSEAGSLTLKEALEGTLEERAAGVEEEEEEEEEEGTVEEEDGDTKQ, translated from the exons ATGCCAGGCAGTAGGTTGAATTCTGTTACAG acACAATGGAGACAATGGAACCTCATCGATGTAAAAAATGTGGACAGACTTTCTCAGACAGCATCTTATTTGCCTCCCACGTTTGTTCAGATAAGGTGAACACGCCATTCAGTAAAACACAGCTGGGGAGCTACAAGTGTTCTCAGTGCAGCGAGGCTTTTTCCAAACCAGGAGTCCTCAAACGgcactttaaaaacatccacGGTGGACGTGACCTTAAAGGCCCGTTCCACTGTGCTCAGCCTGACTGTCagttcagcagcacagagcgTCAGGAATATCAAAACCACCTCACGTCCACACATGGCCTCACTCTTATCCCCTGCACCCTCCAGTCCTGCAGAGTGTCATTCCTCACGCAGGGTGAGATGGAGAAACACTCGCGGGGCCACATGCCCTTTGGCTGCCTTCGGTGTGACTTTGTTACTCATAATGTGAAAGACCTGGGTCACCACGTCCTGGAGCACAGCCATCAGCCAACGTGCACtcaag GGAACGAGACTGCAGCCACTGCAGCGTGCACAAATAGAAGCCACCAGCCTCAGGTGACCAGCAGgccaaaaagaaaactgatatCCAGCCCAGGTTATGCATCATCGTTAACAGAAGACAGGAATGAGGAAAAGCCTGATAGGCAGAGGAAGAATAGTAAAAGAGTGAGAAAGGCAGTGGAGAGAGACGAAGCGTCAGCGGTGGACGCTGCACCACTGCCATCTAAAG ATTACCTTGCAGAGGGATCTGAGCACATCTATCGCACCCACACCTGCCCCAAATGCCGGCGCTGCTTCAAGATGCGCTCCCACCTGCAGGAGCACCTCCACTTACATTTCCCCGACCCCAGCCTCCAGTGTCCCACCTGCAAGCGTCACTTCACCAGCAAAAGCAAGCTGCGCATCCACAGACTCCGTGAGGCGGGTGAGAAGGTTCACCGCTGCCACCTGTGTGAGTATGCGGCCGTGGAGCGGAACGCAATCCGCCGCCACCTCGTCAGCGTGCACGCCGAAGTGGCAGGAGAGGACGGAAACAGTCGCAGCTATCCCTGTCCGACCTGTGCTGAAAGCTTCAGACAGAGCAGGCTGCTCAAGGCTCACATGAAGACGCACAACATCCTGCCAGACAGCAAGCCACTGGCCTGCTTTCAAGAGGGTTGCTCTTTCCAGAGTTCTTCACGCAAAGAACTTCTCAAACACGCTTCTGAAGTACACGGGGTCAAGGCGTTAGAGTGTCGTCATCACGCCTGCGGTGCCGTCTTTCAAAGCGAGTCGGACATGGAGGCTCATTATCGGACACACCTCGCCTACCACTGCTCACAGTGTGACTTCTCCTGCTCCAACAAGGCCGTCTTCCTCCAGCACCAGCGGCTCGGTCACCCTGGAAATGACAAGCTGTGCTGCGATTTCTGCTCCTTCGTCACATTTAACCCCGTGGAGTTTGAGCAGCACATTGGACATTTGCACGCCACTGAGAAGATCCACCGCTGCTCTCAGTGCAGCTACGTGACGTCACACAAACGCGGCCTGAAGAGACACATGCTGATGCACAGCG GTGAGAAGCCTCACAAGTGTAGCCTGTGTGACTTCAGGTGTCGAGATGAGTCTTACCTTTCCAAACACATGCTCACTCACTCAGATGACAAGAACTTCATGTGTGCTGAATGTGGATATGTGACTAAATGGAAACACTATCTGAATGTCCACATGAGGAAACATGCTGGAGACCTCAG GTATCAGTGTGATCAGTGCCCTTACCGCTGCCATCGCATGGACCAGCTAAACAGCCACAAATTACGACATCAGGCCAAAACGCTCATGTGTGAGATCTGCGCTTACGCCTGCAAACGAAAATATGAGCTTCGAAATCACATGCTGGCCAAACATTCTGGGGAAGACAAACAACCATCTGTCTATAAATGCAAATACTGCACATACACTTCCTGCTACAGACAAGCACTTCAAAACCACGAGAACTGCAAACACACCAAGCTCAAAGAGTTCCGGTGTGCCCTCTGCCTCTATTCCTCCTTCAGCAGCATCAGCCTCTTCCTGCACAAGAGGAAAGCTCATGGCTACGTACCAGGAGACAAAGCATGGCTGGAGAACTACACTgcaaaggagaaggagaggaactCTGCTGAGATCTTGCAGGATTTCTACAACAAGCCCTCGACGGCTCATGAGCAGCCTGAACAGTCGGCTGCTGAAGGGCCTCCAGGAGAAAAATCTGATGCAGATCCCAGTGCTAGCAAATCTGTCGCTGGTTCTGTGGATGGTTTTGATGTAGTTCCTCCAGAGGCTGTTAATGAAGGTGTTTCAGATTGTCCTCTGCCTGCGAACAGTCCTGAGTACTGTACTCTTGTTTTAACAACACTATCAACCACCGAGTATCAGATGCCTTCTTTGCAAAATGAGGAGGAAAACTGCGCAAATCAAACTTCAGGTTCACCCAATTTAAACTGTAACGAGTCTGAGGTATCACAAGAGAAGGCAGGCGTCTCGACTGCTTCGTCGGAGGAAGGCGACGTAGCTCTGGAGGATGCAGAATGTGAACAAAGTGACTTAGACGACACCTGCGAGCCTCAGCAAGTTGAGCCTGGGGAGGGTCAGCCTCAAGCACCTGAGGAGGAGAACGATGGTTCTGGTACTTTAACATCCCAGCAAAATCAGCCGTTAGAATCTGAGCTCCGTCTGAGAGCCATGAAGAAGCACGACAAGGACCAAGCAGAAGCCATGGTTTTGGAGGGACGGGTTCAGATGCTCGTGGTGCCAACTAAAGATGTTTATCGCTGTGACAAATGCTCTTACGTTACCAACAAGGAGAGCACTTTAAAGTACCACCTCCAGGCTTTGTGCCACGGTAGGACAAAGGGACACAAGTGCCAGGCCTGTGGTGCACAGTTCAAACAGAAACGAGGAATTGATAGCCACCTCGCAAAGAAGTGTCCAGCTGTACCTCGAAAAAGAAGGATGTTTGTAGGCAATTCAAATACTTCTTTGGCTACGGAAGATAACTCTACTGTAGGTCTGGAAGGATCCAAAGAACTGGATGAGGGAACAAATTCCAATCTATCCTCACGGAAAAGGATTCCCGAAGATTCACATGAGCAGGAAATTCATCAACGAGAAGCAGAAGTACATTCATCTAATTTAACACACTGTAAAGACTTTGTTCATGATGCTTTGACATCGAGTGAATCAGAACACCAGCCAAACAAAAGTCAGACAAAAAAGCAAGTATCCGTAAATGTTCCTCTGCAGTCCCTTTACACGAAAAAAGACGGGAAATTCAAATGCAAGCTGTGTCATTTTTTATCAGTCAAGGTCGCGATAGTCGAACGGCATCTTACAACCTGCAGGAAAACCcgaaggagaagagagaatcAGATCATTTCAGAACTGGACCATGAGTGTGGTGACGAGTCAGTCAGAGCAAGAGAGGACTCTGTGGAAGAGAGCAATGAAAGAACTGGGAAAGTTCCTGCCAAACATCAGATCTTCTCTTGTCCAAACTGTGCATTTAAGTGCAATCAGAAAAGGGCATTAGACAGTCATGAGAAGAGAGGCTGCTTGAAGCCGGGTGAAGTCCAGTGCACCACGTGTTCATTTGTAGCCAAATCTAAGATGTCTTTGACTCGTCACACCCTGTTTGtccacaagaagaaaaaaactggtGTTTCTAAACGTTTGCGCTGCCAGCACTGTGCATTCACCTGCAAACAAGATCGATGCATGGCCCAACATGTCGCGCTCAAGCACAAAGGCGCTCGACCCCACCGCTGTCGTTATTGTCCTTTTAGCACCACAAGGCGTTACCGCCTGGAAGAGCACGAGTCTCTTCACACAGGAATCGGTCGTCACCGCTGTGATATATGTGAGAAGACATTTGGGGCTGTGACCAAACTGCGGCAGCACAAGATGCGAATCCATGACAAACAGCCAACACACTTCTGCTCGCTCTGTGACTTCAGCGGCTACACGCTGGACGATGTGAGACGGCACAACCTCAGATGCCACACGGGGGAGCTACACCATGCTTGCACTCACTGTGAAGCTCAGTTTAGCTCAGAAGTGGCTCTAAGAAACCACTGTAAGCGCGTTCACCAGCTCCAGGTGTGTTTCTCATGTAAGCAGTGTGACTACACATGCAGCAGCGAGGTCACGCTGAAGACCCACCAAGAGAGCAAACACTCTCAGGTGAAGTGCAACACCTGCCAGGAGTCTTTCAAGACGAAGGAAAGTCTTTTGGTCCATCAGAGAACACACCTGGCTCATCAGTGTCAGCTGTGCCCGTTCGCCTCCAAAACCAGGCAACTGTTGGCTCAACACCTTCTGAGCGAACACGAGGAGGGATCACCTGAGGACAAGCCTCTCAAATGCAGCACCTGTCAGTTTGCCTGTCGGCATCAGCTGGTGTTAGAGCAGCACCTCCGTTCACACGGAGGCAAGAGGCTGTACAAATGCACTGACTGCGAGTATTCAACCAGGAACAAGCAGAAGATCACGTGGCACATTCGGATACACACCGGGGAGAAGCCCTACAGCTGTGAGCAGTGCAGTTACACCTGCACTGATCCATCCAGACTCAAG cttCACATGAGGGTTcaccaggaggagaagaagtacCTCTGTCCACAGTGTGGCTACAAATGCAAGTGGGCGACGCAGCTGAAGTACCACATGACCAAACACACAG GGGACAAGCCGTACGCCTGTGATGACTGTGACTACCGCACTAACAGAGCAGACGCTCTCCGTGCCCACCGGGACACTCAACACTGTGAGGCTCGCCCTTACGTCTGCGAGAAATGCGGCAAAGCCTTCAAGACTAGTTTCATCCTGAAGACCCACCAGCGTCAACACAGCGACGATCGGCCGTACGCCTGCGGCCTCTGCCAGAAGGCCTTCAGGTGGCCCGCCGGCCTCAGACATCACTACCTGTCGCACACCAAGCAGCAGCCGTTCCGCTGCCGTCACTGCTCCTACAGAGCCAAGCAGAAGTTCCAGGTGGTGAAGCATTTACAGAGGCACCACCCAGAGGTGTCAGTGGAGGAAGGCGTGGTGAGGGACTCCGAGGCCGGTAGTCTGACCCTGAAGGAGGCACTGGAGGGGACGCTggaagagagagcagcaggagtggaggaggaggaggaggaggaggaggaggaagggactgttgaagaggaagatggcgatacaaaacaataa